From the Paenibacillus sp. MMS20-IR301 genome, the window GAATGAAATCATTAGTGAGCAGCTGTCGCTGTTCATTATGGGGTTTGCGGCAATCATTATTGTGCTGGTGATCATGCTTATTGTCCAAGGGGTCAAGCTTCGCGGTATGCGGCGGAGATATGATGCAATGATGACCGGGAATGGAATAGAGGACCTGGAGAGCCTGTTGATTAATTTGCGTAATCAGAGTGACAAGCTGGAAGAAGACCAGCAAGGGCAGAAGGTGCTTATTGAGGCCGTACAGGCCAAAATGCGCGGAATGAAATCAAAGGTGGCTGTGAAACGCTACAACGCCTTCGGTGAACGCGGTAATGATCTGAGCTTCTCGCTTGCCATTCTGGATGACAACCAAAGCGGGATTGTGGTGAGCAGCCTGCACAACCGCGAGAACTCATATATTTATGCCAAGCCGCTTGAAAAGGGAGAATCCCAGTACCCGCTATCCCCGGAAGAGAAAGAAGTTATTGCTCTAGCGCTGCAGCAGATCTAGCATGGAGATTCCATTGCT encodes:
- a CDS encoding DUF4446 family protein, whose amino-acid sequence is MSELNEIISEQLSLFIMGFAAIIIVLVIMLIVQGVKLRGMRRRYDAMMTGNGIEDLESLLINLRNQSDKLEEDQQGQKVLIEAVQAKMRGMKSKVAVKRYNAFGERGNDLSFSLAILDDNQSGIVVSSLHNRENSYIYAKPLEKGESQYPLSPEEKEVIALALQQI